The sequence GAACGCCAGCAACATGACGATATAGGCGCCGCGCTGACCCAGCGCCGCGATCATCCAGGCGTTCAGCAACTGGCTCGCGGTCATGGTGGCGAGGAAGGCGGTCGCCATCCATTGCGCCTGGTCCTGGCCGATGCCGAAGGCGCCCATGACATTGGGAACCGCCACATTCACCAGGGTCGAGGTCATCACCGCCGAGGTCGCGCCCAGCAGGCCGGCCGCCGCCACAAACCAGCGGTAGTTGGGGCCGAAGCGCTCGGAGAGGGCTTCGACCGTATCGTGCTGGGCCATTGATGGGGAAAGCGCGGCGTGCCGCGCCCTGCCTGACGGAATACAGAGATTTCCATTGTCGCCACTTCCAGCGGGAACGGCAAGCGGCCTGCCGTTGGGTTCCTGCCGTTGGGTTCCTGCCGCTGCGCTCCCGACGCGGCGGTTACAGGCCGCGCTCTGCCAGCCAGTCCAGAACATGCGCCGCACCGCCATGGTCGAACAGGTCGACATGGCCGGCGGCATCGAGGTGGACGAAGTGTTTCGGCTCCGGCAGTTCGTGGAACAGGCGCATGGCGTGCGCGATGGGCACGGTCTTGTCCATGCCGCCGTGCAGCATCAGCACCGGCGCCTTGCAGGCCGGCGCGACGGCCAGCGAATCCCAGCGGTCCCGGATCAGGCGCGCGGCCGGGAACATCGGATAGCGCGCCTGGGCCAGATTGGCGGCGCTGTCGAAGGCGCCTTCCAGCACGATGGCGCGCGGCCGCACCCGCGGCGCCAGATGCAGGGCGACGCTGCTGCCGAGCGATTCGCCGAAATAGATCAGGGGGGTATCCGGTGCCTCCCGCGCCAGCCAGTCCGTGGCGGCCTGGGCGTCGCGAACCAGCGCGGCCTCGCTGGCCTGGCCGGCATTGCCGCTATAGCCGCGATAGGCCGGCATCAGCAGGCCGTAGCCGGCCTCGGCGAAATGGGCGAACTTGACGGCGCGGCTGGCGAGCGAACCGGCATTGCCATGAAAATACAGCACCGTGGGCCGCCCCGGCTCGGGCTTCTGCCACCAGGCGAGCAGCGACAGCCCGTCCCGGGTTTCCACCCGAACCTCCTCCACGTCGCGCAGGCCGACGGCGCGCGGTGGCGGCGTCGGCTCGGAGCCGGGATACATGAGCCGGCTTTGAAACGCATAGAGCGCGGCCACGGCGCCGCCATAGACCGCGCCGGCGGCCAGGGCTCCCGTCCAGATCATGCGTCCTGCCCCGCCAACCGGCGTCGCATTCCCCTCAATGGTGCACGAAGACCGGGATCGGACAGGCCCGAATCAACTGCTTGGTGACCGACCCGACAAACAGTTGGTGCATCAGCGAATGCGAGCCGAACGCGCCCATGACCAGCATGCCGACATCCAGATTCTCGACGGTGTTCAGGATGGTGGCCGCGATCTCGGTCGAGGCCTGGAGCGCGTGGGGCGTGACCTTCTCGCCGTGGCTTTCGAAGAACGAGGCGCCACAGGCCGCTTTCGCCTCCGCCGCCGCGCCATCCTCGTCCACCGAGACGATGTGGATCGGTCCGCTATTGGCCAAACCCATCAGGTGAAACATCTGCATGGCCCGGCTGGCCTGGTTCGAGCCGTCGAACGCGATCACCGCGCCGTTGCCCGGTCCCAGCGCCGTCGGCGGCACCACCAGCACGGGGCGGGGATTGTCCTTCAGCAATTGTTCGACCGTGTCGCCGATATCATGGCCTTTCACACCGTGGAAATTGGTGTCGCGGCCGATGATGATCAGGTCGTGCCGGTCGGATTCCTGGTCGATCTGCTGGGCCGGTACGCCTTCCGATTCGACGGCGCGCATCGGCACGCCCTCGCTTTCGCACAGCTTGCGGAAGGCGTTGATCCGCGCATCCAGGGTTTCGCGATGCTCGGCCATGACGGTGGCGTCGCGGTGTTCCTTGTAATAGCCGCCGCCGATCGGGGTCGCCATCGGTGCGGTGATCCAGGGCACGTCCAGCACGGCGATCCCGGTCACCTCGGCATGGTAGCGTTTGGCGAGCGCCAGCGCATAGTCCTGCGCGCGGGCGCTGGACTCCGTGGAATCGATCGCCACCACAATCGACTTGATCATATTTGCGCGCTCCTCGCTCGAACCGGTCTCGTACAGGGCTCCATCGCCCTAACATATGCGACAGGGCAGCGAATGGGGCAAGGCGCTGCTGGCGTTTATTGCCTGCCGGGACTAGCTTTTCCGCCAACGCCTTCCCGCGGCACAGGAGCCGAACCCGCCCATGAACGCCATGAACATCGTGTATTTCGACTATGTGATGGATCCCATTTTCCTGGAGATCCTGGAAGCCGATGGCGGCTTCGCCATCGACCGGCGGACGCTGGCCGATCCGGAGGCGGACAATTTCGAGGCGCTGTCGCGCACCCATGTCTACCAGATCAGTTCGGCCAAGGACGAACTGCCGAAGCCGTTCTGGGGTGCCGCGCCCCTGTTCGAGCGCTGCCCGAACATTCTGCTGCTGTCCACCTATGGCGCCGGCTATGACGTCTGCGACCTGGAGGCCGCCACCGCCGCCGGCGTTGCCGTGGTCAACCAGGCCGGCGGCAACAAGGAAGGCGTGGCCGAGCATGCGCTGGCCATGATGCTGACGGTGGCGAAAAAGATCATCGACGCCGACCGCGCCACCCGCCGCGGCGGCATCACCGATCGGGCGGCCTTCAAGGGCATCGAGCTGAACGACAAGACCGTCGGCATTATCGGCATCGGCCATGTCGGCACCCGCCTGGCCAAGATGTGCCGCGGCATCTTCAACTGCCGGGTGCTGGCCTACGACCCCTATCTGACGGCCGCGGAAATCGCCGCCCGCGGCGCGGAGAAGGTCGAGAGCCTCCAGGCCCTGGCCGCCGGCAGCGACTTCGTCTCGCTGAACTGCCCGCTGACGCCCGAAACCCGCGGCATGGTCGATGCCAGCGTGTTCCGGGCGATGAAGTCCGGCGCGATCTATGTCGCCACCGCCCGCGGCTATATCCACGACGAGGCCGCGCTGACCGAGGCGTTGGCCTCCGGCCATCTGGCCGGTGCCGGGCTGGATGTCTGGGATATCGAGCCGCCGCCGGTCGACCACCCGATCCTGGCCATGGACAATGTCGTCGTCTCGCCGCACACCGCCGGCGTCACCTTCGAAAGCCGGCGCAACATCGCCAAGATCACCGCGGAGCAGCTCATCGCCATCCGCAATGGCGAGCGGCCGCCGCGCCTGCTGAACCCGGAGGTGTGGCCGAAATTCCAGGAGCGCTTCAAGGCGGTCTATGGCGTTCGTCCGGCCGACTGAGCCCGCGGCGTCGCACCCGGCCGGCGATGCGGAAAACCTCTTGCCTCTGCCCGCGTTGGGAGGCTATAAGCCTGCCTCTCGCGCGGGCCAGCCGGCAGCGACGCGACGGATGGGCGGTTAGCTCAGCGGTAGAGCACTACGTTGACATCGTAGGGGCCACTGGTTCGATCCCAGTACCGCCCACCATTCCAATCCTCTAGTGCCCTGAAAAGCCTAGGGGATTTTTTGTTGCCGTTGGAGCGGGGCGGGCGCCGATGCGGTCGTCCGGCCCGGTGGCCGCGGTGGTGAACGGTCGTCTTTTGGACGGATTTCGGTTAGAAGCCTCGCAGGGCGGTCGAATGTGTCGGCGGCCGGTGGCGATGCGAGGAACCCATGGCAGTTCGCACAATCGGCGTGGTCGGAGCCGGAAGCTGGGGAACCGCGCTGGCTCTGGTGGCCGCGCGGGCCGGCCGGGACGTCGTCCTTTGGGCGCGCAACCCGGACCATGCGGCGCGCATGGCGCGCGACCGCACCAATGCTCGCTATTTGCCCGACATTCCCTTGCCGCCCGCAATCCGCCCCACGGCGGAGCGCGGCGATCTGCACGCCTGCGATGCGGTTCTGCTGGTGACGCCGGCCCAGACCGTGCGCGCGGTGGCGCGTGCGTTCGCCGGCGTGCTGGGGGCCGATTGCCCGCTGGTGGTCTGCGCCAAGGGCATCGAATTCCAGACCGGCGCCTTGATGAGCGAGGTGCTGGCGGCGGAACTGCCGGGGCGGTGCTACGCCGTTTTGTCCGGTCCGACCTTCGCCAGGGAGGTGGCCCGGGGCCTGCCGACGGCGGTGACGCTGGCCTGCGAATCGCTGGCGACGGCGACCGATCTGGCCGAGAGTCTCGCCTCGCCTGCCTTCCGCCCCTATGCCAGCGGCGACCTGATCGGCGTCGAGGTGGCGGGGGCGCTGAAGAACGTGATCGCCATTGCCTGCGGCGTCGTCAAGGGCCGGGCGCTGGGCGAGAACGCACGGGCCTCGCTCATCACCCGCGGTCTGGCGGAGTTGCAGCGTCTGGCCGTCGCCAAGGGCGGGCTTGCCCAGTCGATGATGGGCTTGGGCGGTGTCGGCGACCTGACCCTGACCTGTTCGACGGAGCAGTCCCGCAACTTCCATTTCGGCGTCCTGATCGGCCGGGGCCTGCCGGTCGCGGACGCCCTGGCCCGCCCCGACGTGGTGGTGGAGGGCGTGCACACGGCGCGGGCCGTGCCGGGGCTGGCCCAGGCCCTCGGGGTCGACCTGCCCATCTGCCAGGCCGTCGCCGATGTCTTGCATGCGGGTTGTCCCATCGACCGGGCGATAGCCGACCTGCTGGCCCGGCCGCTGCGGCGCGAGGAAGCCTGAGGGCTGCGGCCGCCCGCCATCGGGGCTACGCACCGCCCTCCCGAAGACCGCGATAGGCCGCCCGCAAGCCCCGTAGCGTCGCGCCGGCGGCATCCACCGCCCGGGCCGCGTGGGCGGTGGCACGCAACGCCGCGACATAGTGAGAGGCGAGCGGTTGCTGGCCCAGCACGGTGATCGGCGTCGAGCGGTCCGGCGCCATGGCGGCGATCTCGGCCCCGATCAGCCAGCCCGACAGCCGGGCGCGGGCCACGGCCGGGTCCAGGCCGTGCAGCAGCGAGCCCGCGCGCAGGCCGAACAACCGGCCGGGGAGGGAGGCGGGCTCGGCATGGGCCTCGCGGACCGCGGCCAGGAAGGCGTCGCGATCCCAACCCTCGCCGACCGAATGGCGCAGCACCGAGCGCTCGGCCAGCAGGGCGAACAGTTCGCCGGTCATGGCGGTGCGGAACCGCTCGACCCGCCGCTCGCGCACCTCCACCCATTTCGCATGCGTGCCCGGCAGGCAGAGCGTGCCGGAAAACTCCGGAGCGTCGGCCAGAAAGCCCGCCACCTGGGTCTCCTCGCCCCGCATCACGTCCGGCGGCGTCCCCTGCATCAGGCCGGGGACGATCCGGACCGCCAGGCGGGGATCGGCCGTCGGGGCCGTGACGCAGCGCTCCGCCGCCAGCGGCGGGCACGGAACCGGCGTGTAGGGCGCCTCGACCCAGCCCTGGCGGGCGCCGACCATGCCGCAGGCGACGACCGGCACGGTCCGCCCGGCGGTGAGCCAGGGCGCGATCAGGGCCAGCAGCGCCGGCTCGAACCCGTCGCGGTCCAGGCTGGCCATGCCCTGGGCGGAGCGGGCCGCGGCCAGGGGTGGCCCATCCTCCGGCATGGCCCAGACGCGCAAGGCGGAGGTGCCCCAGTCGACCGCGATCCAGGCCGGGTCCGGCCGATTCGCGGCGCAGGGCGCCCCTTGCCGCATCATCGGCGCTAACGGTCCCCGGGCGTCGCCACCGCGACATTGTCCAGCCACCAGTCGCCGCCCTTGTTGATGAACGAGACGCCGTCGAAGCGCTGGAAATCGCGGTCTTTGGCGGACAGCACCTCTTCGCGGTCGATCGCCAGCCGCAGCGTGCCATCGTCCTCGCGCTCCAGAACCACGCGGTGCCACCCGCCGTCATCGAGGGAAATTTGGCGGTAGGCGGTGGCGATGTGGCGCGAGCGACCGTCGCGAACCGCCCACAGCTTCAGACCGCCGCGGCGCGAGTCGCCCACGGTGACGCGATAGCCCGTGCCCGCATTGCGGTCCAGATAGGCGCCGAAATTGAAGACGGTCCCGCCCCCGGGCGCATTGCCCCGGACGCGGAAGCGCAGGCGGAACGCGCCGTCGAAGCGCACCGGCAGGGCAGCCACGGCCGCCTCGCTCCGGCGGTCGGCCGGAACGCCCAGGGCCTGGCCCAGCACATCCCGCAACGACCCTTCGTCGTTGCGGCGCGGATCGTCGGCAATCGCGCTGAACAACGCCCCGTCGCGAATATCGAAGCGGCCGCTCAACACCTGCCAGGCCGGGTTGCGGGTGTGGTCGCCGTCGTCGAACCGGTCGCGCACCAGCACCTGCATGCGATCGCGCGGACCGTTTGCCTCGTCATCGTCCCGGTCGCGGTTGGCTGCATCGGCCGAGCCCGGGCGATCCGGCACGCCCAGGCTGCGCCACAGATTGGGGGACATGGCGCCGATCGGCTCCATTTTCTGGTCGCGGCGATAGGCAGCGATGGCCTTGCGCGTGTTCGGGCCAAGCTGCCCGTCCGGCTGGCCCGTATCGTAGCCGCGGCGGTTCAGGGCCGTCTGAACCTCCCGGATGCGGTCGCGCGACAGGTCGTCCCCGTTGGTGTCGCGCAGGTGCCGGGCCAGTTCCGCGTTCGGCTCGCCATTGACCGGGCGCCCGTAGTCGCGCTGGTAGGAGCGGATCGCGGCTTCCGTCGCCGGGCTCCAGTCGCCGGCAACGCTGTCCACCGGATAGCCCCGCTGGTGCAGTTGTTGCTGGATGGCGGACAGGGTCTGGCGGTCGGCCGCGGGGCGTTTGCCCGGCTCCGTCCACTGACTGCCCTGGTTCCGGTCCTTGCTCGCCTCTTCCCGCTCGCGTTCGCGTTCGGCCTTCGTCGCCGCGTTGCGGACATGCTCGGCCAGAACCCGGTTGTATTCGCCGGTCACCAACAGCTTGTGATCGCGCTCATAGGCGCGGATGGCGTCATGGGTCTGGGAATCGACGCGGCCGGTCTCGCGAATGTCGTAGCCCAGCGCGCGCAGATCCTGTTGCAGCGCGCGCACCGCCGGATCGCCCGGCTGGATCGCCGGCGGCGAGGTGTCCGTCGGCGGCGGTGCCGCCTTGGCGGCGTCGGCATTGGCGCGGATATGCTCCAGCAGCGCGTTGGACGGCTCGCCGGTGACCAGCAGGCGGTGGTCGCGCTGGTAGGCCTCGATGGCGGCCTGGGTCTTGCGGCCCATCAACCCGTCTGCGGTTCCGGCATCGTAGCCGGCGGCGTTCAGCGCCCGCTGGATGTCCAGCACGGTGATGCTGACCGCGGCCCGGGTTACCGGCAGCGCGTGGGGCAGGTGCCCGCCGCTTGCGGCCAGGGAGGCGGCCAGGGCCGGACCGGACAGGCCGATCAGGCTTCCGGCGAGAAGGGCGGAAATCAGGCGCATGGGTGTCGGTCTCCCTGTCGCGGGCGGGGCAATGCCAAGGGTCCGGCCGGAAC comes from Alphaproteobacteria bacterium and encodes:
- a CDS encoding 3-phosphoglycerate dehydrogenase, with the translated sequence MNAMNIVYFDYVMDPIFLEILEADGGFAIDRRTLADPEADNFEALSRTHVYQISSAKDELPKPFWGAAPLFERCPNILLLSTYGAGYDVCDLEAATAAGVAVVNQAGGNKEGVAEHALAMMLTVAKKIIDADRATRRGGITDRAAFKGIELNDKTVGIIGIGHVGTRLAKMCRGIFNCRVLAYDPYLTAAEIAARGAEKVESLQALAAGSDFVSLNCPLTPETRGMVDASVFRAMKSGAIYVATARGYIHDEAALTEALASGHLAGAGLDVWDIEPPPVDHPILAMDNVVVSPHTAGVTFESRRNIAKITAEQLIAIRNGERPPRLLNPEVWPKFQERFKAVYGVRPAD
- a CDS encoding peptidoglycan-binding protein; translation: MRLISALLAGSLIGLSGPALAASLAASGGHLPHALPVTRAAVSITVLDIQRALNAAGYDAGTADGLMGRKTQAAIEAYQRDHRLLVTGEPSNALLEHIRANADAAKAAPPPTDTSPPAIQPGDPAVRALQQDLRALGYDIRETGRVDSQTHDAIRAYERDHKLLVTGEYNRVLAEHVRNAATKAEREREREEASKDRNQGSQWTEPGKRPAADRQTLSAIQQQLHQRGYPVDSVAGDWSPATEAAIRSYQRDYGRPVNGEPNAELARHLRDTNGDDLSRDRIREVQTALNRRGYDTGQPDGQLGPNTRKAIAAYRRDQKMEPIGAMSPNLWRSLGVPDRPGSADAANRDRDDDEANGPRDRMQVLVRDRFDDGDHTRNPAWQVLSGRFDIRDGALFSAIADDPRRNDEGSLRDVLGQALGVPADRRSEAAVAALPVRFDGAFRLRFRVRGNAPGGGTVFNFGAYLDRNAGTGYRVTVGDSRRGGLKLWAVRDGRSRHIATAYRQISLDDGGWHRVVLEREDDGTLRLAIDREEVLSAKDRDFQRFDGVSFINKGGDWWLDNVAVATPGDR
- a CDS encoding alpha/beta hydrolase, which encodes MIWTGALAAGAVYGGAVAALYAFQSRLMYPGSEPTPPPRAVGLRDVEEVRVETRDGLSLLAWWQKPEPGRPTVLYFHGNAGSLASRAVKFAHFAEAGYGLLMPAYRGYSGNAGQASEAALVRDAQAATDWLAREAPDTPLIYFGESLGSSVALHLAPRVRPRAIVLEGAFDSAANLAQARYPMFPAARLIRDRWDSLAVAPACKAPVLMLHGGMDKTVPIAHAMRLFHELPEPKHFVHLDAAGHVDLFDHGGAAHVLDWLAERGL
- a CDS encoding universal stress protein; translated protein: MIKSIVVAIDSTESSARAQDYALALAKRYHAEVTGIAVLDVPWITAPMATPIGGGYYKEHRDATVMAEHRETLDARINAFRKLCESEGVPMRAVESEGVPAQQIDQESDRHDLIIIGRDTNFHGVKGHDIGDTVEQLLKDNPRPVLVVPPTALGPGNGAVIAFDGSNQASRAMQMFHLMGLANSGPIHIVSVDEDGAAAEAKAACGASFFESHGEKVTPHALQASTEIAATILNTVENLDVGMLVMGAFGSHSLMHQLFVGSVTKQLIRACPIPVFVHH
- a CDS encoding 2-dehydro-3-deoxygalactonokinase, producing MRQGAPCAANRPDPAWIAVDWGTSALRVWAMPEDGPPLAAARSAQGMASLDRDGFEPALLALIAPWLTAGRTVPVVACGMVGARQGWVEAPYTPVPCPPLAAERCVTAPTADPRLAVRIVPGLMQGTPPDVMRGEETQVAGFLADAPEFSGTLCLPGTHAKWVEVRERRVERFRTAMTGELFALLAERSVLRHSVGEGWDRDAFLAAVREAHAEPASLPGRLFGLRAGSLLHGLDPAVARARLSGWLIGAEIAAMAPDRSTPITVLGQQPLASHYVAALRATAHAARAVDAAGATLRGLRAAYRGLREGGA
- a CDS encoding NAD(P)-dependent glycerol-3-phosphate dehydrogenase → MAVRTIGVVGAGSWGTALALVAARAGRDVVLWARNPDHAARMARDRTNARYLPDIPLPPAIRPTAERGDLHACDAVLLVTPAQTVRAVARAFAGVLGADCPLVVCAKGIEFQTGALMSEVLAAELPGRCYAVLSGPTFAREVARGLPTAVTLACESLATATDLAESLASPAFRPYASGDLIGVEVAGALKNVIAIACGVVKGRALGENARASLITRGLAELQRLAVAKGGLAQSMMGLGGVGDLTLTCSTEQSRNFHFGVLIGRGLPVADALARPDVVVEGVHTARAVPGLAQALGVDLPICQAVADVLHAGCPIDRAIADLLARPLRREEA